GCGGAGCTCGACCTGCAGCCGGGCGCCCCGGTCTGGGCGACGGTGAAGGCGGCACAGACACACGCCTATCCAGCGTAACCAGCGAGCGGCCGGTACGGGAGCCGCTCAGCCGTGACCGGTCAGCGGCGGGTACGGCACCCACTCCGCCGCAACTAGTCAGCGGCCGGTACGGCAGCCGCGCGCACCATCACGCAGTCGAACTCCACGACCCTCCCCGTGGCCGCTTCCCTCGACACCGGGTACATGCCCGTGATCTCGAACCCGCTCTCCTCGTACACGGCGATCGCCTCGTTCATCCGCGGGCTGCCCTCGTACAGCCGCAGCGTCGCGACCTCCGACTGCATCCCGACGAATTCGGCCACACGCTCCCCGGCGCCCGCGAACACCTCCAGGTCGTACCCCTGGGTGTCCATCTTCAGGTAGGGCCGGGGGTCGGCGATCCCGGCCAGCGCCTTGTCCATCACCCCGTCGAGCCGCCGGATCTCGATGTCCTCCGTACGGGTCTTCGCGAACCGCTTGTAGCGGTCCTTGCCGTAATCGCTGGGCGGGAGCAGGGAGTTCATGGTGTTCCAGCCCACATGGATGGACTGGGTGGCGTCCTCGCGGCCCAGGCCGATCTGGTACACCCACCAGTCGGGATCCTCCTCGGCGGACTTGTGAAGCTTGGCGAACGCCTCCGCCGTGGGTTCGAAGGACACGATCCGGCCGGCGTAGCCGAGGCGGCGCAACTGCCGTCCGTACTGACCGGAGTTGGCGCCCACGTCGAAGACGCAGTTCACCTCGTACCGGTCGAGGAGGGCGGCGACGTGCTGGCCGCACAGGTACCTCGCCGCCGCGATCTGGAAACGGCGTTCGTCGGCCGCCGTCGCCTTCTCGTCGAGGATGAGGCGGGCGCCGGTGTCACCGAGGGGCACGTTCGTCCACGTCGCGGCGCTGCCGCGCAGCACCAGGTCGGCGCCCCGCCCCACCGGAACGCGGGTGCGTTCGCCGCGCCGGTAGACCACCGCCGCACCCGAACCGAGATCCAGTACCCGCACCCCTACCCGGGGAAGCAGCCCTAGCAGTTTTCTATGAAGGGTCGGCATGGCCACACCCTTTCAGACTTCCCGGGGCATGCACCGGGAGTTGGTTGAACTGCTTCCCTCTGCGTGGTAAGCCACGTGGTGACCTCTTCCAGGCCGTCACCCGAGCCCCGTACGGCCCGTACGGCCCCGACGCCCTTGGCGGCTTTGTGACGTACGGCGTTGGTTGCGGATCGCCAGGGGCGGGCATCACCCGGAGGCAGGACCGGCCGCGCACTGTTTCGCGCGGCGCCCGGCAGGTGGGGTTGGCGCCGGGTGCTGGGTTGTCCGTCGTCCTGGGAGGGGAAGAGAGGTGTCCGTCATGCGTGCGCACCAGCGCGCCGTCCGGTCGGCCGCCCGTGTGGAGTACACCCTGCCGCGCGCGGCCGTTTCGGCGGGCAGGGCCCGCAGGCTGACGTCGGCGTTCCTCACCCGGCCGCGGCCACGGATGGCGCCGCCGACCGCCGACCAGGTCGACGACGCCACGCTGATCGCCTCCGAGCTCGTCGCCAACGCCGTACGGCACGGCCGCACCGGCTGCCGGCTGCGCCTGCAGCTGGGGCACGGGCAACTGACCGTCGAGGTCCATGACGACAGCCCCGGCCGGCCCTGCGTCGGCCTGCTGGACGCCGACTCGGAGAGCGGGCGCGGCCTCGCGATGGTTGAGCAGCTCGCGTACAGCCTCGAGGTGGTCAGCGCCGGTTTCGGCGGCAAGACGGTGCGCGCGGTGCTGACGGTCTGACCTGTCCGAATTTCAAGTACTTCAAGTACTTCGAAGACTTCGAGGACGAGGTCTGGAAATTCGCGGGGAATTCATCCGAAAGGAACGGGAAAAGCGGATGGCCGGTGCCGCACCTTGCGGTGCGGCACCGGCCATCCTGCGTCCCGTACTTACGCGGGGCGTCCCGGACTAGGCGGGGACGATGTTCTCCGCCTGCGGGCCCTTCTGGCCCTGCGTGACGTCGAACGTCACCTTCTGGCCTTCCTGGAGCTCACGGAAGCCGGAGGTGGCGATGTTCGAGTAGTGAGCGAAAACGTCGGCGCCGCCGCCGTCCTGCTCGATGAAGCCGAAGCCCTTTTCCGCGTTGAACCACTTCACGGTGCCAGTAGCCATGTCATATCTCCTTCGGGGCAAAGCTCGAAAGCCCACACTGTGTGGACTCGCGTCGCCGCAATGATTGCCCCGTCCGGAAAATGCACCGGAAAAACTATGGGAACCACAACTGCAACTGAAATCGACCCTAGCACGGTACTGGCCTCGAAGGGGGCGCACTATCTCACCCGAGGCCGGGGAATAGACAAATCTGACGCCGCCGCGAGCCAATTTCTCCATTGGCCAATGCAGATATTCATCCCCGCCCAACCGACCCCGCCGTCAGCCCTCAGGTGCCAGCCGTCAGGCGTCCTGTGTCGCCGTCGACCGGAGCAGTTCCGCGTTGAGCCGCAGGGCCTCGTCGAGGCGGTCCTCCAGGGTGACGATGCGGCACGCCGCCTCGACGGGCGTGCCCTGGTCGACCAGTTCGCGGGCGCGGGCGGCGACACGCAGCTGGCCGCGCGAGTAGCGGCGGTGGCCGCCCTCGGACCGCAGCGGGGTGATCAGACCCGCCTCGCCGACGGCACGCAGGAACGCGGGGGTGGCGCCGATCATCTCGGCCGCGCGGCCCATGGTGTACGCGGGGTAGTCGTCGTCTTCGAACCGGTCGGTGGGGGTCTCTGAAGATCCCTGGGGAAAGTGCATCACCTCCACTCTGACAGATCCCTCTGACAGATCCCTCTAGATCCCTCCGGCAGAGGGACCGACGCATCCGAGGCGCAGGTGACGCCGAGCTCACCCGGACGGCCCGTTGCGCTGGTGGGAGCCGGTGCCCGGTGGTGGCGTGGAGGGACACACCGCGCCGCCGGGAGGCCTCCACCATGAACCGTCCGCCCCGTCCGTCCCGCACATCTCTCTCGTCCTTTCCGTCCCGTCCGACCAGCCTCCTCGCCTCCGCCCTGACCGCGGGCGTGCTGCTGTCGACGGCCGCGTGCGCGAGCCTCGGTGACAGCGGTGACTCCGGCCGAA
This genomic interval from Streptomyces dengpaensis contains the following:
- a CDS encoding FkbM family methyltransferase — encoded protein: MRVLDLGSGAAVVYRRGERTRVPVGRGADLVLRGSAATWTNVPLGDTGARLILDEKATAADERRFQIAAARYLCGQHVAALLDRYEVNCVFDVGANSGQYGRQLRRLGYAGRIVSFEPTAEAFAKLHKSAEEDPDWWVYQIGLGREDATQSIHVGWNTMNSLLPPSDYGKDRYKRFAKTRTEDIEIRRLDGVMDKALAGIADPRPYLKMDTQGYDLEVFAGAGERVAEFVGMQSEVATLRLYEGSPRMNEAIAVYEESGFEITGMYPVSREAATGRVVEFDCVMVRAAAVPAAD
- a CDS encoding ATP-binding protein, whose product is MRAHQRAVRSAARVEYTLPRAAVSAGRARRLTSAFLTRPRPRMAPPTADQVDDATLIASELVANAVRHGRTGCRLRLQLGHGQLTVEVHDDSPGRPCVGLLDADSESGRGLAMVEQLAYSLEVVSAGFGGKTVRAVLTV
- a CDS encoding cold-shock protein, which encodes MATGTVKWFNAEKGFGFIEQDGGGADVFAHYSNIATSGFRELQEGQKVTFDVTQGQKGPQAENIVPA
- a CDS encoding MerR family transcriptional regulator, with the protein product MHFPQGSSETPTDRFEDDDYPAYTMGRAAEMIGATPAFLRAVGEAGLITPLRSEGGHRRYSRGQLRVAARARELVDQGTPVEAACRIVTLEDRLDEALRLNAELLRSTATQDA